One genomic window of Devosia salina includes the following:
- the flaF gene encoding flagellar biosynthesis regulator FlaF: protein MHQQGAQAYQQTAKVVESPRQRESALLMKAAAGLQKVKDEWNISTTEELRTALNFNRKLWTIFMSAVTQDDSPLPQEIRQNIANLGMFVMNQTREILYEGVPQPEQLTVLVQLNRQIAAGLRGM from the coding sequence ATGCATCAGCAAGGCGCTCAAGCGTATCAACAGACGGCGAAAGTCGTTGAGTCTCCACGCCAGCGCGAATCTGCTCTGCTCATGAAGGCCGCGGCCGGCCTCCAGAAGGTCAAGGATGAGTGGAACATCTCCACGACCGAGGAATTGCGCACGGCGCTGAACTTCAACCGCAAGCTCTGGACCATCTTCATGTCCGCGGTGACCCAGGACGACAGCCCCCTGCCCCAGGAAATTCGCCAGAACATCGCCAATCTGGGCATGTTCGTGATGAACCAGACCCGCGAAATCCTCTATGAGGGCGTCCCCCAGCCCGAACAGCTGACCGTGCTGGTGCAGCTCAACCGACAGATTGCGGCGGGCCTGCGCGGCATGTAG
- a CDS encoding flagellin produces MADISLSKAVRANLLSLKGTADMMATTQNRLATGNKVNSALDNPSNWFTAKGLTNRASDLGALIDSMANGIQTLEAADNGLSAMTKTLESMQSTLRQARQDKSFQTSSYTMDTNVVSGDKLSFSGGAVGTTAVDIELASATSTKAGAAFTAIDFTNSGGNDGSVSFDIAVNGGTATTVTIDYAQANAAAADASAVTADELAAMINADLTAANVTNVSATVNDSGQIDFTSTAANESVADVTISNYTTANGATGSGITDGSGTDTLAAKTLDALVSEINTNTDLKGKIRASNDNGKLRIENQSTQALTVDGVSSGGAIDGTSSGASTILGNSVRAGLADQFNELRDQLDKLADDAQFNGINLLRGDKLKITFNETGTSSIDIQTKNGETINAFNLGVPTQLEEEQLDSDTTIDGLLTDLKAALDEVRSQASTFGSNLSIVQNRKSFTEAMINTLETGAGNLTLADMNTEAANLLALQTRQQLSQNSLSLASQADQSILQLLQ; encoded by the coding sequence ATGGCGGATATCTCACTTTCGAAGGCCGTTCGGGCCAATCTTCTCTCGCTCAAGGGCACCGCCGACATGATGGCGACGACACAAAATCGTCTCGCTACGGGCAACAAGGTCAACTCGGCTCTGGACAACCCCTCCAACTGGTTCACCGCCAAGGGCCTCACCAACCGCGCCAGCGACCTGGGTGCACTCATCGACTCGATGGCCAACGGCATCCAGACGCTTGAAGCCGCTGACAATGGCCTCTCGGCCATGACCAAGACCCTGGAATCGATGCAGTCGACCCTGCGTCAGGCCCGTCAGGACAAGTCCTTCCAGACGTCCTCCTACACCATGGATACCAACGTCGTGTCCGGCGACAAGCTCTCGTTCTCGGGTGGCGCAGTCGGCACGACCGCTGTTGATATCGAACTGGCCTCCGCCACCTCGACCAAGGCCGGCGCCGCCTTCACCGCGATCGACTTCACCAACAGCGGTGGCAACGATGGCTCGGTGAGCTTCGACATTGCCGTCAATGGCGGCACTGCAACCACGGTCACCATCGACTACGCCCAAGCCAACGCCGCTGCCGCCGACGCGTCCGCGGTTACCGCCGACGAACTGGCGGCCATGATCAACGCCGACCTGACGGCCGCCAACGTCACCAACGTTTCGGCCACCGTCAACGACAGCGGCCAGATCGACTTCACTAGCACTGCAGCTAATGAAAGCGTGGCCGACGTCACCATCTCGAACTACACCACCGCCAATGGCGCCACTGGCTCGGGCATCACCGACGGTTCGGGTACTGACACTCTGGCCGCCAAGACGCTCGACGCACTTGTCAGCGAGATCAACACCAATACCGATCTCAAGGGCAAAATTCGCGCCTCGAACGACAATGGCAAACTGCGCATCGAGAACCAGTCCACACAGGCACTGACTGTGGACGGTGTCTCGTCCGGCGGTGCAATCGACGGAACCTCATCTGGCGCCTCAACCATCTTGGGCAACTCGGTGCGCGCCGGCCTGGCCGACCAGTTCAACGAACTGCGCGACCAGCTTGACAAGCTCGCCGACGACGCCCAGTTCAATGGTATCAACCTGCTGCGCGGCGACAAGTTGAAGATCACTTTCAACGAGACCGGCACCTCCTCGATCGACATCCAGACCAAGAATGGCGAAACCATCAACGCCTTCAACCTGGGCGTACCGACCCAGCTCGAGGAAGAGCAGCTCGATAGCGACACCACCATCGACGGCCTGCTCACCGATCTCAAGGCAGCTCTCGACGAAGTCCGCTCGCAGGCCTCGACCTTCGGCTCGAACCTGTCGATCGTGCAGAACCGCAAGTCGTTCACCGAAGCGATGATCAACACGCTCGAAACCGGCGCCGGCAACCTCACCCTGGCCGACATGAATACGGAAGCGGCCAACCTGCTGGCTCTGCAGACCCGCCAGCAGCTGTCGCAGAACTCGCTCTCGCTGGCCAGCCAGGCCGACCAGTCGATCCTGCAGCTCCTGCAGTAA
- a CDS encoding homoserine O-succinyltransferase yields the protein MPIRIPDNLPARRTLEDEGVNVMDSSRAARQDIRPLEFGLLNLMPNKERTETQFARLIGATPLQINLSLVRVTEHQSKNTPEDYLNTFYQTWEEVKERKFDGFIVTGAPIANLPFEEVRYWPEMLEIMEWTRTNVHHTMFICWGAQAALHHFHGARRYRMDKKAFGVFRHRIVNPRSPFLRGLSDSPMIPVSRYNDIDRESLGDRLEILIDNEEIGLCMLGDRNERAVYFLNHLEYDNRSLADEYERDIKAGLDTPPPQNLFPNGDTSAVPENRWRSHAHLLFQNWINEIYQTTPFELDKIGQ from the coding sequence ATGCCTATTCGAATTCCAGACAACCTGCCCGCCCGACGAACGCTCGAAGACGAGGGCGTCAACGTCATGGATTCCAGCCGTGCTGCGCGGCAGGACATCCGTCCGCTCGAATTCGGGCTCCTCAATCTGATGCCGAACAAGGAACGCACCGAGACCCAGTTCGCGCGGCTCATCGGCGCCACCCCGCTGCAGATCAATCTGAGCCTGGTCCGGGTCACCGAGCACCAGTCCAAGAACACGCCCGAGGATTACCTCAACACCTTCTACCAGACCTGGGAGGAAGTGAAGGAGCGCAAGTTCGACGGCTTCATCGTCACCGGTGCGCCCATCGCCAACCTGCCCTTCGAGGAGGTCCGCTACTGGCCCGAAATGCTCGAGATCATGGAATGGACGCGCACCAACGTGCATCACACCATGTTCATCTGCTGGGGCGCGCAGGCGGCCCTGCACCATTTCCACGGTGCGCGCCGCTACCGCATGGACAAGAAGGCCTTTGGCGTTTTCCGACACCGGATCGTCAACCCGCGCTCGCCCTTCCTGCGCGGCCTGTCCGACAGTCCCATGATCCCGGTCTCGCGCTATAACGACATCGATCGTGAAAGCCTCGGCGACCGGCTCGAAATCCTGATCGACAACGAGGAGATCGGGCTGTGCATGCTGGGCGACCGCAATGAACGCGCCGTCTATTTCCTGAACCACCTGGAATATGACAACCGCTCATTGGCCGACGAGTATGAGCGGGACATCAAGGCCGGTCTCGATACGCCGCCGCCCCAGAACCTGTTCCCCAACGGCGACACCAGCGCCGTGCCGGAGAACCGCTGGCGCAGCCATGCGCACCTGTTGTTCCAGAACTGGATCAACGAGATCTACCAGACGACGCCGTTCGAACTGGACAAGATCGGGCAATAA
- the flgK gene encoding flagellar hook-associated protein FlgK, whose product MGLVSSLSNAVSGLRTSQDSITILSRNVSNSGTPGYHRQSLNIIDYSSVNSTYARSAGVDRAFNLSLQTYYNRQVSDTSMSNVMGDYLNKLQGYLGKPGTAGSLDTMFGSFKNSLQALATSPDDYSTRANVVSEAQAFAQQLNTLSGVIQQLRQESETRIANDVSEVNAMLISLDEVNARMLDLGMTDTARAQLYDQRDRLVASVAEIIDVQAEYRSDGTVALMTRSGVGLLDNGFSTFKFTSAGALSPTSQTNIDPDASKVGKLTLTTPSGLTIDLVQQGVLQGGELAGLVQLRDKILVEAQTQLDEIAGGIASVFNTITTAGTAATGGGGAEGLSADISHLKPGNDVLLTYSQNGAEQRVRIVNSTNGQDFIDASGQRVISVDLSDATAAAATLQGKLPGLAITSPSAGVLQVLDDGTGGTRDVTGLTTRGSATGTQQGELAMALFVDQGNSAFTDNLDTNPPQILGFAARISINPAVVSDNRLLVQFDVGGTLGDASRPEYLLDQLRSMSFVSGTTPAANEGRFQLNGTVEQIIEQVLNYQGTTIGTALTARDSRQLTLDTISTQMESEYGVNIDEEMARLTELQSAYAANARVVSVVKELLDTLFSST is encoded by the coding sequence ATGGGTCTGGTTTCGTCACTTTCGAACGCTGTCTCGGGTCTCCGGACCAGCCAGGATTCCATCACTATCCTGAGCCGCAACGTCTCCAACTCGGGCACGCCGGGCTATCACCGGCAGTCGCTCAACATCATCGACTACTCGTCGGTCAACAGCACCTATGCCCGTTCCGCGGGCGTGGACCGCGCCTTCAACCTGAGCCTGCAAACCTATTACAACCGGCAGGTCTCGGACACGTCCATGTCCAATGTGATGGGCGACTACCTCAACAAGCTGCAGGGCTATCTGGGCAAGCCGGGCACGGCGGGCTCGCTCGACACCATGTTCGGGTCGTTCAAGAACTCGCTGCAGGCGCTGGCGACCAGCCCTGACGATTATTCGACCCGCGCCAATGTGGTGTCGGAAGCCCAGGCCTTTGCCCAGCAGCTCAACACGCTCTCCGGCGTCATCCAGCAATTGCGCCAGGAGTCCGAGACGCGCATCGCCAATGACGTCTCCGAGGTCAATGCGATGCTGATCTCGCTCGACGAGGTCAATGCCCGCATGCTGGACCTGGGCATGACCGATACTGCCCGGGCGCAGCTCTATGACCAGCGTGATCGCCTGGTCGCGTCGGTCGCCGAGATCATCGACGTGCAGGCCGAATACCGCTCTGACGGCACGGTGGCGCTGATGACCCGCTCGGGCGTGGGTCTGCTCGACAACGGATTTTCTACCTTCAAGTTTACCTCGGCCGGGGCGCTGTCGCCGACCTCCCAGACCAATATCGACCCCGATGCCAGCAAGGTCGGCAAACTCACGCTGACGACGCCTTCGGGCCTGACCATCGACCTGGTGCAGCAAGGTGTGCTGCAGGGCGGTGAACTGGCCGGTCTCGTGCAGTTGCGCGACAAGATCCTGGTCGAGGCGCAGACCCAGCTCGACGAGATCGCGGGCGGCATTGCCTCGGTGTTCAATACGATCACCACCGCCGGTACGGCCGCAACCGGGGGCGGTGGGGCGGAGGGCCTTTCGGCGGACATCTCACATCTCAAGCCTGGCAATGATGTCCTCCTGACCTATTCGCAGAATGGCGCCGAGCAGCGCGTGCGGATCGTCAACAGCACCAATGGCCAGGACTTCATCGATGCGAGCGGCCAGCGGGTCATTTCGGTCGATCTTTCCGACGCCACGGCGGCGGCAGCGACCCTGCAGGGGAAACTGCCGGGCCTGGCCATAACCAGCCCCAGCGCCGGTGTGCTGCAGGTTCTCGATGACGGCACCGGCGGCACACGCGACGTGACAGGGCTGACCACACGCGGCTCGGCCACCGGCACCCAGCAGGGCGAACTGGCCATGGCGCTGTTCGTCGATCAGGGCAATTCCGCCTTCACGGACAATCTGGATACAAACCCGCCGCAGATCCTTGGTTTTGCCGCCCGAATCTCGATCAACCCGGCCGTCGTTTCCGACAATCGGTTGCTCGTGCAGTTCGATGTCGGTGGAACGCTGGGGGATGCGTCACGGCCGGAATATCTGCTCGACCAGCTGCGGTCGATGAGCTTTGTGTCGGGTACGACGCCGGCCGCCAATGAAGGGCGCTTCCAGCTCAACGGCACTGTCGAGCAGATCATCGAACAAGTGCTCAACTATCAGGGCACGACGATCGGCACAGCCCTGACGGCGCGCGACAGCCGCCAGCTGACCCTGGATACCATCTCCACCCAGATGGAGAGCGAGTATGGGGTCAATATCGACGAGGAAATGGCCCGCCTCACCGAGCTCCAGAGCGCCTATGCGGCCAATGCGCGTGTCGTGTCGGTGGTCAAGGAACTGCTCGACACGCTGTTTTCGTCGACTTGA
- the flbT gene encoding flagellar biosynthesis repressor FlbT: MALKVELKPGEKLLVGNCIITNSDQRTRLFIDGSAPILREKDIMTSETANTPARRIYLAVQLMYIDGDTDKAQSVYNDLSRDFVAAVPSSLPIVDQINNEILTGSLYKALKAAQRLIEYEQDLLNHASARRSSVSTDGESR, from the coding sequence ATGGCGCTCAAGGTCGAATTGAAGCCTGGCGAAAAACTGCTGGTGGGCAATTGCATCATCACCAATTCCGACCAGCGCACCCGCCTGTTCATCGATGGCAGCGCCCCGATCCTGCGGGAAAAGGACATCATGACGTCCGAGACCGCCAATACGCCCGCCCGGCGCATCTATCTGGCCGTACAGCTGATGTATATCGACGGCGACACCGACAAGGCCCAGTCCGTCTACAATGATTTATCAAGGGACTTTGTGGCCGCAGTGCCCAGTTCTCTACCGATTGTCGACCAAATCAATAACGAGATATTAACCGGGTCCCTGTACAAGGCTCTCAAGGCCGCCCAAAGGCTTATTGAATACGAACAGGACCTGCTCAATCATGCATCAGCAAGGCGCTCAAGCGTATCAACAGACGGCGAAAGTCGTTGA
- a CDS encoding flagellar hook protein FlgE produces MGIYGALSSAVTGLRAQSHALENISGNIANSQTTGYKRMETSFMDLIPDAPLKSQVPGAVLAQSRATNNIQGDIQTSSNETYIALNANGFFVVEPKVGQSDGNSVFAGSNYFTRRGDFEIDKDGLLVNGAGYYLKGLPIDPATGNISGSVPEVIELSNAFLPANQTTTINYQSNLPQLPKTANYKSTVYNSELLGSENFAAGSTTAATNGTVNLGAGAGANLATTVFADGDTMTMTVNGVAVDFKFYDSGSSPVPTGGVAIDLVAPRTVQNVLDDMQSELRDFGGGAAASATVSLNGSNQFNVTLGTDYHSSFSISGVSAALETALGLTDPQTSSDPTLATVNTVSADDADDFVANSISGGAITVYASNGAPVNVQLRWAKVDSAASGGTDRWNLFYLSDSAAVGGSPAWTNIGQDYEFGSNGSLSTSVPQATIDDLRVNGVLIGDVVLAHDTNGVSQFADVNGTVTVSTLNQNGYGAGEFLSVAITDSGRVVATYSNGERIEMAQVVTAQFNGINSLKRLDGGVYEATSESGEPIFDLSGSGIIGGALEASNTDISDEFTKLIITQQAYSAGTRIVSTADEMLQEALNMIR; encoded by the coding sequence ATGGGTATCTATGGGGCTCTTTCCAGCGCGGTGACTGGCCTGCGGGCACAATCGCATGCGCTGGAAAACATTTCGGGCAATATCGCGAACTCGCAGACCACCGGCTACAAGCGGATGGAAACGAGCTTCATGGACCTCATTCCGGACGCGCCGCTGAAGTCGCAGGTCCCGGGTGCGGTGCTGGCGCAATCGCGCGCCACCAACAATATCCAGGGCGATATCCAGACGAGCTCGAACGAAACCTATATCGCGCTCAATGCCAATGGCTTCTTCGTGGTGGAGCCCAAGGTCGGTCAGTCGGACGGCAATTCAGTCTTTGCCGGGTCGAACTACTTCACCCGTCGCGGTGACTTCGAGATCGACAAGGATGGTCTGCTGGTCAACGGCGCCGGCTACTATCTCAAGGGCCTGCCGATCGATCCGGCCACGGGCAATATCTCGGGCTCGGTGCCCGAGGTGATCGAGCTGTCCAACGCCTTCCTGCCGGCCAACCAGACCACGACGATCAATTATCAGTCCAACCTGCCGCAATTGCCCAAGACGGCCAACTACAAGTCCACCGTCTATAACAGCGAGCTCCTCGGGTCCGAGAACTTCGCGGCCGGCTCGACCACTGCGGCGACCAACGGCACGGTGAACCTGGGGGCCGGCGCCGGGGCCAACCTTGCGACCACGGTCTTTGCCGATGGCGATACCATGACCATGACGGTCAATGGCGTTGCCGTGGACTTCAAGTTCTACGACAGCGGTTCTTCACCCGTGCCGACGGGTGGCGTGGCGATTGACCTGGTCGCGCCGCGGACAGTCCAGAACGTGCTCGATGACATGCAGTCCGAATTGCGTGACTTCGGCGGTGGCGCGGCCGCCTCGGCAACAGTGTCGCTCAACGGCTCGAACCAGTTCAACGTGACGCTGGGCACCGATTACCACTCCAGCTTCTCGATTTCCGGCGTCAGTGCAGCCCTCGAGACGGCCCTGGGCCTCACCGATCCGCAGACCTCCTCGGACCCGACGCTGGCAACGGTCAATACCGTTTCGGCCGACGATGCCGACGACTTCGTCGCCAATTCCATCTCTGGCGGCGCCATCACCGTCTATGCCAGCAATGGCGCGCCGGTGAACGTGCAGCTGCGCTGGGCCAAGGTCGATAGCGCTGCCTCGGGCGGGACCGACCGCTGGAACCTGTTCTACCTCTCCGACAGTGCTGCAGTGGGCGGTTCGCCGGCCTGGACCAATATCGGACAGGATTATGAGTTCGGCAGCAATGGTTCGCTCTCGACCAGCGTACCCCAGGCCACCATTGATGATCTGCGCGTCAATGGCGTGCTGATCGGCGATGTGGTGCTGGCGCATGATACCAATGGCGTCTCGCAGTTCGCCGACGTCAACGGCACGGTGACGGTCTCGACCCTCAACCAGAACGGCTATGGGGCGGGTGAATTCCTCTCTGTCGCCATTACCGACTCCGGTCGCGTCGTCGCGACCTATTCAAACGGTGAGCGCATCGAAATGGCGCAGGTGGTGACCGCGCAGTTCAACGGCATCAACTCGCTCAAGCGTCTCGATGGCGGCGTCTACGAGGCGACCTCAGAATCGGGCGAGCCGATCTTCGACCTCTCGGGCTCGGGCATTATCGGTGGCGCGCTTGAAGCGTCCAATACCGACATTTCCGACGAGTTCACCAAGCTGATCATCACCCAGCAGGCCTATTCGGCCGGCACCCGCATCGTCTCGACCGCGGATGAGATGCTGCAGGAAGCGCTGAACATGATCCGCTGA
- a CDS encoding ATPase: protein MLFSSVDEFVKAPRRAVTVFGMAGVGKTRLSNMLRANHWFHYSADYRIGTRYMGEFIVDNFKREAMKVPFLAQLLRTDSIYISSNITFDNLDPLSTYLGTPGDPNRGGLPLAEYQRRQEQHRVAEVAALCDVPYFIERAKALYGYDDFIADTGGSLIEVVDPADPEDPVIRTLAASTALIYIRGTEKDATELVKRFKKSPKPMYYQPDFLVEKWTEYKLMNGILDDNDVDPAGFGAWGFEALLHDRLPRYQALADNFGYVVEASDLATVRDGDEFVDLVASAIEKRMR from the coding sequence ATGCTGTTTTCCAGCGTCGATGAATTTGTGAAGGCCCCGCGCCGCGCCGTGACCGTCTTCGGCATGGCCGGCGTTGGCAAGACGCGGCTGAGCAACATGCTGCGCGCCAATCACTGGTTCCACTATTCGGCCGACTATCGCATCGGCACGCGCTATATGGGCGAGTTCATCGTCGACAATTTCAAGCGCGAAGCCATGAAGGTGCCCTTCCTGGCGCAGCTTCTGCGCACGGACTCGATCTATATCTCGTCCAACATCACCTTCGACAATCTCGACCCGCTCTCGACCTATCTGGGCACCCCGGGCGACCCCAATCGTGGCGGACTCCCCCTGGCGGAATACCAGCGCCGGCAGGAGCAGCATCGCGTTGCCGAGGTGGCAGCGCTTTGCGACGTGCCCTATTTCATCGAGCGCGCCAAGGCACTCTATGGCTACGACGATTTCATCGCCGACACTGGCGGCTCGCTGATCGAGGTCGTTGATCCGGCAGATCCCGAGGATCCGGTGATCCGGACCCTCGCGGCCAGCACGGCGCTGATCTATATTCGCGGCACCGAAAAGGATGCCACCGAACTGGTGAAGCGCTTCAAGAAGTCGCCCAAGCCGATGTATTATCAGCCCGATTTCCTCGTCGAGAAATGGACGGAGTACAAGCTGATGAATGGCATTCTCGACGATAACGATGTCGACCCGGCCGGTTTCGGCGCCTGGGGCTTCGAAGCGCTGCTGCACGACCGCCTGCCCCGCTACCAGGCGCTGGCCGACAATTTCGGCTATGTCGTGGAAGCCTCCGACCTGGCCACCGTGCGGGACGGCGACGAGTTCGTCGATCTGGTCGCCTCCGCCATCGAGAAGCGAATGCGCTAG
- a CDS encoding YcjX family protein, with translation MPQPPTTLTDELGIALSNLADSATGVLTPTLRLGVTGLSRAGKTIFITALVHNLLTQGRLPGFAPLADGRFIGARLAEYPDATIPRFAYEQHLATLTGTPPAWPEGTRRISQLRLVLKFQSAKWWAGMTGPATLNLDIVDYPGEWLLDLPLLGLSFAEWSAEALDRARLPGHATEAADFLRTLEGVDVSGDASDVDAERLASTFTTYLRRSREHGALSTLPPGRFLLPGDLEGSPALTFAPLPRPAGATRNGSLYAMLEGRFEAYKAQVVRPFFRDHFARLDRQVVLVDTLRALNAGPEAVNDLETALTAVLACFRQGEANPLLRPFSRRIDRILFAATKADHVHHTSHDRLQAILNRLVANASKRARFAGAATRSLAIAGIRATSEGTIREHGETLPTLVGTPVEGQTLDGAIYDGRTEIALFPGDLPERPDSLFEGGEPVSLNFLRFTPPQKLDRNAAGDPVLPHIRLDQAMDFLIGDWMA, from the coding sequence TTGCCGCAGCCGCCGACCACCCTCACCGACGAACTGGGCATCGCCCTCTCCAACCTCGCCGACAGCGCCACCGGCGTATTGACGCCGACGCTGCGCCTCGGCGTCACCGGCCTCAGCCGCGCCGGCAAGACCATTTTCATCACCGCACTGGTCCACAACCTTCTCACCCAGGGCCGCCTGCCCGGCTTCGCCCCGCTGGCCGACGGCCGCTTCATCGGCGCCCGGCTGGCCGAATATCCCGATGCCACCATCCCGCGCTTTGCCTATGAGCAGCATCTGGCGACCTTGACCGGCACTCCACCGGCCTGGCCCGAGGGCACGCGACGCATCTCGCAACTGCGCCTGGTCCTCAAGTTCCAGTCGGCCAAGTGGTGGGCCGGCATGACCGGGCCGGCCACGCTCAACCTCGACATAGTCGACTATCCCGGCGAATGGCTGCTCGACCTGCCTTTGCTCGGCCTTTCCTTTGCCGAATGGAGCGCCGAGGCGCTGGACCGCGCCCGCCTGCCCGGCCATGCGACTGAGGCTGCCGATTTTCTCAGGACCCTCGAGGGCGTCGATGTGTCCGGGGACGCCAGCGATGTCGATGCCGAGCGCCTGGCATCCACCTTCACCACCTATCTGCGCCGCAGCCGCGAGCATGGGGCGCTCTCGACGCTGCCGCCCGGTCGGTTTCTCCTGCCCGGCGACCTCGAAGGCTCGCCCGCGCTCACCTTCGCGCCACTGCCTCGCCCGGCCGGCGCTACCCGCAATGGCAGCCTCTACGCCATGCTCGAAGGCCGGTTCGAGGCATATAAGGCGCAGGTGGTGCGCCCGTTCTTCCGCGACCATTTCGCCCGGCTCGACCGGCAGGTGGTGCTCGTCGACACGCTGCGCGCCCTCAATGCTGGTCCCGAAGCCGTCAACGACCTTGAGACGGCGCTGACCGCTGTGCTGGCCTGCTTCCGCCAGGGCGAGGCCAATCCCCTGCTGCGGCCCTTCTCGCGCCGCATCGACCGCATCCTGTTCGCCGCCACCAAAGCCGACCATGTGCATCACACCAGCCACGATCGCCTGCAGGCCATTCTCAACCGCCTCGTGGCCAATGCCAGCAAGCGGGCGCGCTTTGCCGGGGCCGCCACCCGGTCCCTCGCGATTGCGGGCATTCGCGCCACCAGCGAAGGCACCATTCGCGAGCATGGCGAGACCCTGCCCACCCTTGTCGGAACACCTGTCGAGGGCCAGACGCTGGACGGGGCGATCTATGACGGCAGGACCGAAATCGCCCTGTTTCCCGGGGACTTGCCGGAACGCCCTGATTCACTGTTCGAGGGTGGAGAGCCCGTATCCCTGAATTTTCTGCGCTTCACCCCACCGCAGAAACTGGACCGCAATGCTGCCGGCGATCCGGTGCTGCCCCATATCCGGCTCGACCAGGCCATGGACTTTCTCATCGGAGACTGGATGGCATGA